A single window of Hylaeus volcanicus isolate JK05 chromosome 8, UHH_iyHylVolc1.0_haploid, whole genome shotgun sequence DNA harbors:
- the LOC128881189 gene encoding uncharacterized protein LOC128881189 codes for MSNGAVSRSSKCNRGRVNSRNDWEFHASMADARARLRFEEPIQNGCPAARMRAGYVWLFGIAAAVCAVQGQIQPSSMMHFDREATPTGRDWSWQNEGAQPTDNTGDRGVSELNENIENVDDKSKEQRSAEAVIEEILVSNRQGRNIEGYDQVYADPNVKNALQLGNDTIARSYIRDKLCSLGLMNCENLEGRRPYYSPHRGIYPQDIIYAQPVTIKPVGRPLPAIPVKRPYGSSKPLQHPLSPPGGFASSGPPPEVIYGIGGSPHPPSISQFGPPSGLIGSYPGLKRPGPPSSSFIGSKPVYEVGSASDSFLYEGNDRFIDKKQIALRPSVLGSDSVQQHVHHHYHHGEGGQTGGPSPSVGYGQSYGSAGTTYDLPAGGYQDFDDYKKAFKVKVPTNKDGNGLSGFASTSNYADRYPVYEKPTLELNFGKTESQKTGKYYSPGGNYLSPNTVPGTNDYSLGSASTTSNNYFSQNLYENDNNDFGNDFSTSYATDCVCVPYEQCPSGEHAGRKDDLFLPIDPRNLNKNIEAETIETGVEGNGTLSTKDSEGGSTTSETPSDSARTKREAGSDDSEARKRTNGEGRLDASDLDSSKLNVKPTWGISFGLPQTGGPYPIGQYGGNALVNPYGGYGSSEQGLNFGLVSVNPLLAVQFTKDEYGDKVVKPFVNFHVTPNRGLVQKLNNLLAHKKQALYESYGPNYAPHYYPSKPSLLYEKPYYANSHHPPPYRYPSHRETPYTDYSDYYRDGDDYDYDYEDQPSQYYARSNVDKSQRAGGRGRAVPKAGTAGKVSFPNRRKRDALSHPVEPHSRIQLTKDTLERQFVSGAPRQCGPGLVCCSRRQQAKPRPGQCGTRYTQGINGRIKTPAHIDGDAEFGEYPWQVAILKKDPTESVYVCGGTLISSKHILTAAHCVKTYAARDLRVRLGEWDVNHDVEFYPYIERDVASLHVHPEFYAGTLYNDIAILRIDHQVDFQKNPHVSPACLPDKRDDFARSRCWTTGWGKDAFGDFGKYQNILKEVDVPVVSNQVCEHQMRRTRLGPGFNLHPGFICAGGEEGKDACKGDGGGPMVCERHGRWQLAGIVSWGIGCGQPGVPGVYSRVSYYLDWIQQIVNRY; via the exons GATGAGAGCGGGGTACGTTTGGCTATTTGGGATAGCCGCCGCTGTCTGCGCGGTCCAAGGCCAAATCCAACCATCCTCCATGATGCATTTCGATCGAGAGGCGACACCAACTGGACGGGATTGGTCTTGGCAAAACGAAGGCGCGCAACCCACGGACAACACTGGCGACAGGGGTGTTTCtgaattaaacgaaaacatCGAAAACGTCGACGACAAATCGAAGGAGCAACGATCG GCTGAGGCGGTGATCGAGGAAATTCTCGTCTCTAATCGACAGGGTCGCAACATCGAGGGTTACGATCAGGTGTACGCCGACCCTAACGTGAAGAACGCCCTTCAATTGGGAAACGACACGATCGCTCGATCCTACATCAGGGACAAACTATGCTCGCTGGGATTGATGAAT TGCGAAAACCTCGAGGGTCGTCGACCGTACTACTCTCCTCACCGCGGAATATATCCTCAGGACATAATCTACGCTCAGCCGGTCACCATTAAGCCAGTCGGAAGACCGCTACCAGCGATTCCAGTGAAACGACCTTACGGTTCATCGAAACCACTGCAGCATCCTCTATCACCTCCTGGCGGTTTCGCCTCTTCTGGTCCTCCGCCAGAGGTGATCTACGGAATCGGCGGTTCGCCTCATCCCCCATCGATTTCGCAGTTCGGACCCCCGTCAGGTCTGATCGGTTCCTACCCAGGCTTGAAGAGGCCAGGTCCTCCCAGCTCGTCGTTCATCGGATCGAAGCCTGTGTACGAGGTGGGATCCGCCAGCGATAGCTTTCTGTACGAAGGTAACGATCGCTTCATCGACAAGAAGCAGATCGCCCTGCGACCGTCCGTTTTGGGTTCGGACTCGGTTCAGCAACACGTCCATCATCACTATCACCACGGAGAAGGCGGCCAAACCGGTGGCCCGAGCCCATCCGTCGGCTATGGCCAAAGTTACGGATCCGCGGGCACTACCTACGACCTTCCCGCTGGCGGTTACCAAGATTTCGACGACTACAAGAAGGCGTTCAAAGTGAAAGTCCCCACAAACAAGGATGGAAACGGTCTGAGCGGTTTCGCCTCGACGAGCAACTACGCCGACCGGTATCCCGTCTACGAGAAACCCACGCTAGAGCTGAATTTTGGTAAAACGGAAAGTCAGAAGACTGGCAAGTACTACTCGCCGGGGGGCAACTATCTGTCCCCCAACACCGTCCCCGGCACCAACGACTATTCCCTCGGGTCAGCGAGCACCACCAGCAACAACTACTTCTCTCAAAACCTGTACGAAAACGACAACAACGACTTCGGTAACGATTTCTCGACGAGCTACGCGACGGACTGCGTTTGCGTCCCCTATGAACAGTGTCCTAGCGGCGAGCACGCCGGGCGAAAGGACGACCTCTTCCTCCCCATCGATCCTCGCAATTTGAACAAGAACATCGAGGCCGAGACTATCGAGACTGGTGTGGAAGGAAATGGAACGCTATCGACGAAAGACAGCGAGGGTGGATCGACGACTTCTGAAACACCCAGCGACAGCGCGAGGACCAAGAGGGAGGCTGGTAGCGACGACTCGGAGGCCCGGAAGAGGACCAACGGAGAAGGG AGACTCGACGCTAGCGATCTGGACTCTTCGAAATTAAACGTCAAGCCAACTTGGGGGATCAGTTTCGGTCTACCGCAAACCGGTGGACCGTACCCCATCGGTCAATACGGTGGCAATGCCCTGGTGAATCCGTACGGAGGGTACGGTTCGTCCGAGCAGGGCCTAAATTTCGGCCTGGTTTCCGTGAATCCTCTCCTAGCCGTGCAATTCACCAAAGACGAGTACGGCGACAAAGTGGTAAAACcgtttgtaaattttcacgTAACGCCCAACCGTGGCCTCGTCCAGAAGCTCAATAACTTGCTCGCTCACAAGAAGCAGGCCCTCTACGAGAGTTACGGGCCGAATTACGCGCCTCACTACTATCCGTCCAAACCTAGCCTGCTCTATGAGAAACCGTACTACGCGAATTCGCACCATCCTCCTCCCTATCGTTATCCAAGCCACCGCGAGACCCCTTACACCGACTACTCGGATTACTACCGAGACGGggacgattacgattacgattacgaggATCAACCTAGCCAGTATTACGCGCGTTCCAACGTCGATAAAAGCCAGCGAGCAGGCGGACGTGGACGAGCGGTTCCAAAAGCTGGAACCGCTGGGAAAGTATCCTTTCCAAACAGAAGAAAGCGTGACGCGCTATCTCATCCGGTAGAACCGCATTCGCGGATACAATTAACGAAAGACACGCTGGAG CGACAATTCGTCAGCGGTGCTCCTCGACAATGCGGTCCAGGTCTGGTGTGCTGTTCGAGGAGACAACAGGCGAAACCTAGGCCGGGTCAGTGCGGAACTAGGTACACTCAGGGCATCAATGGACGTATCAAAACTCCAGCTCACATCGATGGTGACGCTGAATTCG GTGAATATCCATGGCAAGTCGCTATTCTGAAGAAGGACCCTACCGAAAGCGTGTACGTTTGCGGTGGCACCCTCATTTCCTCCAAACACATCCTCACGGCAGCGCATTGCGTGAAAACTTATGCGGCCAGAGACCTGCGAGTTCGACTGGGTGAATGGGACGTGAACCACGACGTCGAGTTCTACCCATACATCGAACGAGACGTGGCGAGCCTCCACGTACACCCAGAATTTTATGCCGGAACCTTGTACAACGATATCGCGATACTGAGGATCGATCACCAGGTCGACTTCCAAAAAAACCCACACGTCAGCCCTGCTTGTCTTCCAGACAAGCGTGACGATTTTGCAAGAAGCAG ATGCTGGACGACTGGCTGGGGTAAGGACGCTTTTGGAGACTTTGGCAAGTACCAGAACATACTGAAGGAAGTGGATGTACCCGTTGTGAGCAATCAGGTTTGCGAGCACCAGATGCGACGAACGAGATTGGGCCCTGGCTTCAATCTTCATCCAGGATTCATTTGCGCCGGAGGAGAGGAAGGAAAGGACGCTTGCAAAGGGGATGGAGGTGGTCCAATGGTTTGCGAGCGACATGGTCGCTGGCAGCTGGCTGGGATAGTATCCTGGGGAATCGGCTGTGGACAACCAGGCGTTCCAGGGGTTTACTCTCGCGTTTCCTACTACCTCGACTGGATTCAGCAAATCGTTAACCGTTACTGA